The DNA region TGCCGGTCATCAGCTTTCCGTCGAGCGTTTCATTGCTGTCATAGACGTCGTAAGTCGTCTGGATGCCCGTTTCGTTCTGAAAGTTCTTCAGGGTGTCCGGCGCGATATAGCTGGACCAGTTAAAGATTTTCACGGTTTCTGCGGCCTGAGTCATAGAGGCCATCAGCATCAGCGGGGCTATCAGCTTGCGCATGTTTATTCCTTACTTTGATTTTGTTGTGGCTAAGGATTTGTGGGGCAGCGGTTGTTCAAAGAGGCTCTTGCAGTGGACTTCAGAAAATCAGCACATAGGTCTTGCGCACCGTTTCCTGAATATCCCAGGTGCCGGTGCTGTTGGCCGGCAGCATCAACGCATCGCCGGCCTGGATTTGCAGGGGTTCGCCGCCGTCAGGGGTGAAGGTGCAGCGCCCCTGGATAAAGTGGCAAAACTCCTGCTGCACGATTTGCCTGCGCCAGCGCCCCGGCGTGCATTCCCAGATGCCGGTCTCGACGCCATCGGGTCTTTCCACGCTGGTTGTCGAGGCAATGGCGACAGGCTCGCTCAAGGGCACGGCTACCGGAGCTGAGTCGGCAAGGGCCACGCTGGCGGTGTTTTTAAAGTGGGTGATGCTCATGGTTCGAGTACCTTTTTGTTGATCGTTCGCTAGCCAGTAACTAGCGAGGTTCTAGCGCATTAAACCTTCCATGAAGTCCGCCAGACGGGTGGCGAGCTTGCGTCTCCAAACGGGGCTGTGAGGGTTGGCGAGCACCTGATCCTCATGCACGAAGCTACGAATGATGGCGTTGTAGCCGAGCCAGCGGCAGGGCTCTGGTTCCCAGGGTTTCAGGGATTGAATGGTGTCGTCCTTGACCACCCACGGCTGGCGGGTGAGTACGCTGTCCTGGGCCAGAATCAAGTCCGCCAGGGTCCGGCCACCGAGGTTGCTGGCGCCCACACCTTCACCGCCATAACCACCGGACAGCGCGATGCCGTTTTTGCGGTCGCAGAGCATGTGTGGGTGGAAATGCCGCGACATGCCCAGATTGCCGCCCCAGGAGTGGGTGATTTCGACTTCTTTTAACTGCGGGAAGAGTTCGCCGAACAGGTAGCGGCGCAGGCCAACTTCGTCCTCTGTGAGGTTGAAGTCATGGCGCAGTTTGCCGCCGAACTGATAGCCGCCGCGGGCGCCGAACACCAAGCGATCATCTGCGCTGCGCTGGCCGTAGGTGACCTGACGGCTACTTTCGCTAAAGGCCTGCCCGCGATCCAGACCGATCTCGGCCCAAGTGGCGGCCGGCAAGGGCGCGGTCGCGACCAACAGGCTCTGCACCGGTAGTTGGTAATGCCCCAAGGGCGGCAAGGTGACCGAATAACCCTCCACCGCCGGCACCACCCAGCGGGCACGAACTTCGCCGCACGCGGTACGAATCAGCCCGGGTTGCCAGTCGGTTACGCGACTTTTTTCGAACAGCTGCACGCCCATTCGCTCGACGGTGCGCGCCAGGCCACGAACCAGTTTGGCTGGCTGGATGGTCGCGCAGTGCGGGGTGTGGATCGCCCCGAAAGGGTTGGCGATACGCAGTTGCTGGCTCAGTTCAACGGGGCTCAGCCATCGATAGTCCGCTTCGTCCAGCCCCTGGCCATAGAGGTGCTCGAGTTGCTGACGCAGGCTGGCTTCCTGTTCCGGGTAGCGCGCGGCGCAGTACAGCACCCCTGCTTTGCGGTAGTCACACTCGATGCCTTCACGCTCGAGTACCACCGCCACTTCGTCGGGAATGCCGTGCAGCAGGTCGTAGGCAGCGCGCCGCTGCTCTGCTGGCAAGCCGGCAAGCAGGCGATCCTCGCCGAGGATGTTGCCCATCAGCCAGCCACCATTGCGCCCGGAGGCGCCAAAGCCGGCGGTCTCGGCCTCGACAATCGCGATACGTAATTGCGGCGCCTGACGCTTGAGGTAGTACGCGGTCCAAAGCCCGGTATAGCCTGCGCCGATGATCGCGACGTCAGCCTCCAGCGCGCCGTCCAGTGCCGGGCGCGCGGTCAGTTCATCGTCAAGCTGATCCATCCACAGGCTGATGTCACGCCAGGCGGTCATTCGGAAACTCCAGTGTTGGACTGTATTCCGAAAGAGACTAGTGGCTCAGCTCAGGGCTTGTCTTGCGCGCGTGCCCGCAAAGAAATTTGCGGAGTGTAGGAGCGAATTTATTCGCGACGGGGCTACACCGAGTCGCTCTGGTTCGCGGATAAATCCGCTCCTACAGTTGCGCGCGTGCCCGCAAAGAAATTTGCTGATCGGCACTCAGCTTTAAGTAGGCTTTGGGCGTCAGCCCGGTGTGCTGGCGGAAGCAGCTATAGAAGGCGGACAGGGAGTTGAAACCCGCAGCGAAGGCCAGTTCGTCGATCCGTACCGGCTGCGGGGCCGTTTCCAGCGCGGCCAACAGATGCTCTAGGCGAGCCTGGTTCACATAGCGGTAGAAGCTCTGCCCGAGCACCTGATTGAGCAGATAGGAAATCTGGTTGCGGCTGTAACCACTGTTGGTCGCCACTTGTTGCAGATTCAGCTCTGGATCGAGATACGGTTGATCGCGCTCGAAATACTGCTGCAGGTCTTGCGCCAGGAAACTCAGCTGCCGCGCCGACAGACCCAGGCGACTGATCGCCGGACGACTGTCGGCTGCGGAGCTCGGCTCACGGCTTTCGTGCACCAGCGAGGCGTATTCATTGACCCGCCAGATCAGGCCATCGCGCACGGTCAGCGCCTCACTGGCCCGGAACGACACCAGCCCTTCGCCGCCACGCAAGGTGATCCGGTATTGGATAAAGGCCGTGTCCCCATCTAACCGAATCCGGTCGCTATGTTCCAGCGCCTCTTCCGGGTCACGCGGCATGGTAGCGCGCACGTAGTCGCGCAACTCAGCCAGGTGCATCACGCGGTTTTGGAAGAAGTCGTTGTATTCGATATCCGGGTGATAGAGCGCCATCACCCCGTCGAGATCCCGGCGCTTCCAGCAATAGTGGTAGCGCAGTACGGTTTCGCCGGTAATGGCGGTTTGCTCTGGGCTGTCGTAACGCTCGGTGGGCGACATACTGGTCTCGCTAGACGGATTACGCCGAGGCGCACCGTCCATGGCGACACCGCTTCTCAAATCTCAGCCCGAGTCGTGAGCCAACTGGGCATTAGCCAAACACAACCACACCTTTATCTATCCGCCGACCGCGTCCAGCAGATTAATGTTGTGCCGTGTTCCAGTCGATCAGACCCATCTCCCAGGTCGCCAGAATCAACAGACCAAAGCCAATGCGATACCAGGCAAACGCCGCATAACTGTGGTTACCAATGAATTTCAGCAACGCACGCACCGCCAACATGGCAAATATGAAGGAGGTGATAAAACCAACGGCGAAGACCGGCAGATCACTCTGCTGGAACAAATCACGGTACTTGTAGCCTGAATAGACCGCCGCACCGACCATTGTCGGCATCGCCAGAAAGAAGGAGAACTCGGTGGCCGCTTTGCGCGACAGGCCAAACAGCAAGCCGCCGATGATGGTTGCGCCGGAACGCGACGTGCCGGGAATCATCGCCAGGCATTGAGCGCAGCCCACCTTGAGCGCGTCCTTCCAGGTCATCTGATCGACACTTTCGGCGCGCACTTGATGCTGGCGGCGCTCGGCCCAAAGCATGACCACACCACCGACCACCAACGCGCTCGCCACGGTGATCGGGTTGAACAGGTACTTGTGGATCAAATCGGCGAAAGCCACACCAAGGATGACTGCTGGAAAGAAGGCAATCAGCAGGTTGCTGGTAAAGCGCTGCGCCTGCGGCTCTTTTGGCAGGCCGATCACCACGTCGAGAATCTTACGCCGGTATTCCCACACCACCGCCAGGATCGCGCCGAGCTGGATAATGATGTTGAAGGCCATCGCCCTTTCGCCACCGAAATTCAGTAAATCCGCGACGATGATCTGGTGACCGGTACTGGAAATCGGCAAGAACTCGGTCAGCCCCTCAACGATACCCAGAATCAACGCCTGCGCGGCGTTCCAAAGATCCATGCAATCCCCCGTAGTGCGATGCCAGGCATCGCGAATCAAGTATTTGATAGTCGTGCGGCGCGGCGAGTCTGAGACTCGCGAACAACAAATTAGGCTCCAAAGCGGAACGACAAACCCGCGGGCGCTTAGGTTTGCCGCTTTGGTGCCGAAATGCTAACAGACATCCTGAATAAGCGCTGCTGCCTATGTAAGGCCAATAGCGTTGCCCAACTCAGAATGCTTTCTTGGTAGCCCAGCATCAGCGCTGACGCTGACAGCAAAACAATAAGAACCAGCAGTGCCTGACCATGAATAGCCTACGCAACCCGCCCATCAGCCGCCGGCTGTGGCTGATCCTCGCCGTCGCCGTCCTGATGCTGGTCAGCCTCGGTGTGCTGATGCTGCGGCAGATTCATGCGGACCTGTACGCCGGCAAAGTGCAGAAAGCCCGGCATGTGGTGGAAAGCGTCGCGGGCATCCTCAAGCATTACCAAGGCTTGGAAAGCGCCGGCACGTTGAGCCGTGAACAGGCGCAGAAGCAGGTAATGGAACTGATTCGCGGCCTGCGCTACGGCCACGATGATTATTTTTGGATCAATGATCTGGCGCCGAAGACGATCATGCATCCGAGCAATCCCAAGCTGGAAGGCCAGGATCTCTCCACCCTGAAGGTAAAGGTGATCAACGAGAGCAGTCGCGCGTCTCAGCTGACGGTCGAGCAAGCTCGCCAAGCCGGCGCGAGCTTGAGCCTGATCGGGCAGTCACTGCGTAACCTGACGGGCTTGAATGCCTCGATCGCCGGTGCCACGCTACAACAGTCGCACGTGGTGGAAGATATCAACCAGAATGTTACCCAGTCGGCTAGTCTTGCCCACAACAATGCGCTGGAATGTGCTGGCCGCGGCACAGTCCAGCGGCGCTAGCCAGCACCTGAACCAGTTGGCCGAACGGTTGAACCGCTTGTTAGGGCAATTTCGCGTATGAGGGACACATGAGCGACATGGAACACCAGGAAGTCGATCTCAAACAGCCGCAGAATCAGGATCTGGTCTGGGATCTGGACAGCATGGCCCGCCGCGAGCTGGCCGAGCGTTTCATTCGACTGTTCGAGAACCGTCTTTGTGTGTACTCGGATTCAGTACGCCAGCTGTATACCAACTACACCCTGCACTTCCCCAGCGATCGAGGCCGCAAGATGGTGGTGCTGCCCAATGCTTATGCCTTTCACGATACCCTGCACGGCATCGAGGCCAGCGCCGTGCGCAAGACCGGGCTGTGCGTGTTGCCGGGCGTGGTCCTGGGTAAACCCGGGCTGTTGCTGACCACGCAGATCAAAGAAGGTGGCCCAGCGCCCAAGACCATGCCGTTCAAGCAAGCTTTGGCGCAGATCATCAGCAACCAGAAGAAGATCGGCGATGTCTTCCTGCCCATCATGATGAAGGGCGATCTACGTGAGTTCGACCAGCAGATGCCCTACATCCACCTGCACCGCCTGCAGGTAAACAAACTCACGCGCCTCTCCTCTTTCGAGCGCGACGATATCCAGCAGACCATCACGCGTAAGCTGCTGATGCTCTATCGCCAGGCCGACAGTCTGGTTTGCTAGTTTTCAAGCTGCTTCGCTTCAGCCTGCCGCGTTGAAACGCAGTTCGGCGGGTTCAGCTACCAGGCAAGAACTCCGCGCCCTCGTCGCGTAAAGCCGCCAACGCCTGAAGTCGTTACAATCGTCTCTCGTTTTATCTGTGAGCGGGCTCAACGCCCACTGCCGAGGGCCGTTAATGTCTCCCCTGGAACTCTTCGCCGCCGCGCTTGGCGTCATCGCCGTCTGGCTCACCGTCAAACAAAACCCCTGGTGCTGGCCGATCGGCTTACTGATGGTGCTGCTGTATAGCTGGATCTTCTTCGAGGTGAAGCTGTATTCCGACATGCTGCTGCAAGTCGTCTACGCCGTCCTGCAACTCTACGGCTGGTGGCAATGGACGCGCGGCGGTCGGCAACAGCATGGTCGCCTGGTCAGCCGCCTGAGTCGCGGCGGCCTATTGCTCAGCCTGCTCATTGGCAGCGTCGGCAGCCTTGGCCTGGGTTATTTGATGGCCAGTTACACCGATGCCGCCGCACCGTGGATGGATGCAGCGCTGACGGCCTTCAGCCTGGTCGCCCAGGTCTGGATGGCGCAGAAGCGCGTGGAGTGCTGGCCGCTGTGGATTGCACTGGACGTGCTCTTCGTCGGCTTGTTCATCTCCAAAGCGCTCTATCTGACTGCTGCGCTGTACGCCCTGTTCACCCTGCTCGCAATACAGGGCTGGCGTGACTGGCGGCGCGATCCGGCGCTGGTTAACGCATGAAAGTCTTGGTGCTGACCGGCCCAGAATCCAGCGGTAAAAGCTGGTTGGCCAATGAAATCCAGGCCACTTTCGGCGGCCAAGTGGTAGGCGAATACGTCCGCTACTTTATCGAGCGCGAAGGGCGCGATACCTGTTACGCGGATATCCCGGCCATCGCTCAAGGCCAGCTAGCCTGGGAAGACGCCGCACGGGCCGAACGCCCTGCCCTGCTAATTTTGGATACCCACCTGCTAAGCAACCTGCTCTGGAGTCGCGAGCTGTTTGGCGACTGCCCGGACTGGCTCGAACAAGAGTTGCTCGCACGGCACTACGACCTGCACCTGCTCCTCGACCCCACGGGCGTGCCCTGGGTCGACGATGGCCAGCGCTGCCAACCACAGCTGCAACAGCGCGTGCAATTTCATCGTGACTGCTGCGAATGGCTGGAGCGTCACCAGCAGCCCTACCGCAATTTAACTGGCGACTGGCAGCAACGACGCCAGCAAGCCCTTGAGTCCGTGGCGGCCTGGTTCCAGTTAAGTCAGTAATAGCGCGGCCCAAGCCACAAGCTTCGTTCTTAGCGCGTCCTATAGCTAAACAGCCAATCACGGATACCCTGCGAAATGAAAATTGCGGTGCATGGCAACCGCCACACACCGCAATTGCTTTTAGCTCAGCTTTGTTGAACTGGCCTCCTTATACCGCCAGGTTGAAGTCGGTTTGGGTTACGGTGGTCGCGTCGGCGATACCAACCAGGACGATTGAACTCGCGCCGACCGTCACCAAGGTGTCCACGCCGACATCGGCGATGGTTACGTTGGCAGCAAAGTTCGCCGCGGTAACGCCGAGCGCTGCGATGTTGAGCAGGTCCTGCCCGCCGACCGGATTGGCGTCGAAACCTTGGATCGCATCGTTGCCGAAGCCCGCAGCAAACACGAAGGTATCGTTGCCGAGACCGCCATCCATGAAGTCGTTCCCGCCCCCGCCGGTGAGGGTGTCGTTGCCTGCCCCCCCCACGATCGTGTTGGCGAGCTCGTTGCCGGTGCCCGAGAAGTTGCCAGTGTCGCCGAAAAACAGGTTCTCGACGTCGGCACCCAACGTGTAGTTCGCGAGCGAGGTCCAGACCGTATCCGAGCCTCCACCGGCGAGCTCGCTCACCACGTCCCCGAGCTCGGTGACTTCATAGACGTCGCTGTCATCGCCGCCGGCCATCGTGTCAGCACCTCCGCCACCGATGATGACGTCGCCACCAGCGCCACCGTTGAGGGTGTCGTTGCCTATGCCCCCATGGATGATGTTGTCGAGCGCGTTGCCGGTGCCCGAGAAGTTGCCGGTGTCGCCGAAAAATAGGTTCTCGACATTCGCACCCAACGTGTAGCTCGCGAGCGAGGTCCAGACCGTGTCGGCTCCTGCACCGGCGAGTTCGCTCACCACGTCCCCGAACTCGGTGACTTCATAGACATCGTGTCCAGTACCACCAGCCATGAAGTCGTCACCAGCGCCACCGTTGAGGGTGTCGTTGCCTATGCCCCCATGGATGATGTTGTCGAGCGCGTTGCCGGTGCCCGAGAAGTTGCCGGTGTCGCCGAAAAATAGGTTCTCGACATTCGCACCCAACGTGTAGCTCGCGAGCGAGGTCCAGACCGTGTCGGCTCCTGCACCGGCGAGTTCGCTCACCACGTCCCCGAACTCGGTGACTTCATAGACATCGTTGTCACCGCCGCCGACCATGGTGTCGGCACCTCCGCCACCGATAATGACGTCATCACCGCCCAGGCCCTGAATGTTGTCATCGAACGCCGTACCAATGAGCACGTCATTCCCGGCGGTGCCGATGATTAGATCACTAACAACCGCCGTTGCTGCGGAGAGGACCTGCTCAAGCGTACCGAGGTTATCGGTGTAAGTGGCAACGACGCGCAGCTGCTGACCGGTCTGCGCCTGGCTGGGCGTGAAGGTCGCGGCAGTCGCGTCGGCGATGTTCGCCCAGCTCCCAGCGCTGAGCGCTTGCCACTGATAGGTATACGCTACGCCGGTAACCCCATCGGCGTCGGCGATCGACCCGGGCGCGGCTGTCAGCGCCTGCCCTAGGTTTGGCGTGGTGTCGCTGATGACGGGCGAGCCGGTGGGGGCGTCGTTAAGGTTGGCGACAGCCGCGGTCGGCGCGGAGGTGACACTCTCAAGTGCACCGAGGTTGTCGGTGTAACTGGCGACGACACGCAGCTGCTGGCCGACCTGCAATTGGCCAGGCGTGAAGGTCTGACTAGTCGCCCCGGCGATGTCCGCAAAGGTCGCGCCACTGCCCACTTGCCACTGATAGCTGAACACCGCACCGGCGGTCCCATCGGCGTCGGCGAGGGTTCCAGGCGTGGCCGTCAGTACCTGACCCTGCGCCGGCGTCGTGTCGCTGATGGTGGGCAGTCCGGTGGGGGTATTGTTGAGGATGACCGGTTCGGTCGGCGCCGAGCTGACACGTTCCGGGGCCCCCAGGCCATCGGTGAAGGACGCCACCACGCGCAGCACCTGGCCGACCTGCGCGGTGCCCGGCTGGAAGGTCGGGCCAGTGCCCACATCGACCCAGCCGCCTTCTCCGGTCTCGGCTTGCCAGACGAAGGTGATGGAACCCACGACCCCATCGGGGTCGAGGACCGCAGAGGTCGTCGCCGTCAACAGCTGCCCCCGCGACGGGGTCGAGTCGCTGATCGTCACACTTCCCGTGGGTAGCTGGTTGGTACCGCCGATCACCACTGTCTGGTCGGCGAACTGCAGGCGCTCGACGTTGCGAACCAGGTCCGTGCCGTCGGCCAGGGTGCCGGCTGTATGAGCGACCGTCCAGGTGCCGTCGAGGTTCTCAATCACCTCATAGTTGGCGAACGCATCGGAGTAGACCGCCGTGTCGACGTCGCCGCTGCCATCGGCTTGGAGGATCTCGCGGACGATGCTGAGCTGGCTGGGATTGATTGCGCCAGAAAGCAAGCGGGTCTGGACCGCACTCATGCTATCGACCGAGAACGCTTCGTTGTTTGGGCCCGCCGCTACGACGATGCGCACGTTGAGCCAGGCGTCACCGTCGATGATGTCGTCGAAGCCACGACCTTCGATGAGGTCGCTGCCGTCGCCGCCGAGGATGATGTTGCCGCCGTCGAAGAGGATGGCGTTCGGATCGTTGCTGGGGTTGGCTGCCGCAGCCTGCCCGAGTACCTCATTAAGTCCGGCGATGCGGTCGACACCGGCCTGGGTCAGCTCGTGATTCTGCAGGGTGAACTCGGGATCCGTTTCGGCCCCGCCGCGGTCATCGCCGATCAGCACATCATTGAACTGCCACCCCGAAAGCCCCTCGACCTGGTCGAAGCGGTCGCGCAAGATGTCGGCCTGCACCGTGGTGAAGATCGGCACGTTGAGGTCACTATTGGCCGCCAGCGGGTCATTCTTGTGGATTGCCCAGTCGAAGCCGAACATCCCTTCGTTACGCTGGATGCCCAAGCCCTGGACCATGATGTCGTCGCCGGATTCGCCGTCGTAGTCGGTGTCGTTGCCGCCGCCGTCGAGCACGTCGTGGCCGATGACCGGGCTGTTGAAGAACAACTCGGAGTTTTCCCCAGCCAGGGTATCGAAACCCTGTCCGCCTTCCATCCAGTCGTCGCCCTCGTTGCCCATCAGGAAGTCGTTGCCATCGCTCCCCTGGACAAAGTCGTTATCCCTGCCGCCGAACACCTGCTTGCCGTCCTGGCCGGCCAAGATGAAGTCGCTGCCCTCACCGCCGAAAACCAGATCCAGCCCGTTGCCGGCATGGATGACGTCGTTGCCACCATCGCCATGAATGAGGTCGCTCGCGCCGAGGTCGGTCCCCAGGTCGGTGATGATGTCGTCGCCCTCGCCGCCGTGGATGATATCGACGCCGTAACCGCCATCCAGTTGGTCATTGCCGGCGTCCCCCCAGAGGGTGTCGTCGCCGTCGCCGCCGAGCAGCACGTCATCCTCCGCCGAACCGCCGAGCACGACATGCCCTCCACCGTTGTACTGGAGCAGATCGCTATCGCCATCGCCGTCGAGATCTTGACGGACCACCAGGGGCGAGAGCATCTGCAGAATCGGGTCGGACCCGATTGGATCGACACCGATCTGCCGGCTGGTCTCGATCTCGAGGATATGATCCACGGCGGCGAACAACTGACCCGGCAGGTGCGATGAGTTCGGATTACCGAGATCGGTATTGCGCATGACCAATGCGGAGAACGAGTTGCCTTCGAGCTCGTTGAGGAGATTGGTGCCCTGGAGTCGGCTCAGGTAGTAGTAGCGGTCGCCGCTCTGCAGATTTTCGAGTTGCGCCTCGAATACGAAGTTGAAGGTCGAACCGAGCATGCCGCCAAAGGGCATCTTCTCTTCGGCCAAACCGCCGATCCAGAAGTCGACGCTATTCAGCCCACTATTGGCAGCAGTCCAGGTACCGGTGCTATTGAGGAAGGCCACTCGATCAGCGGGTTCACCGATGCCGCCTGTGACCAGCAAGGTCGCGGCGGCACGCTTTGCTGCCAAGGTATCGGCATCGAGGATGGATTGGTGCTGACCGTAGGCGGCGATGAAGTTGATGATCGACGCCGGATTCTTGATATTCAGCGCAAAGTCGACCCAGCTCACATAGGGTTTCAGCTGGCTGTCACCGGTCATCTCGAAGAACTGCGCGCGTGCGACGTTCAGGGACGGGATGCCGGTATCACGGGCCCGCGCCATATTGATCGAAACCAGGTCCAGCGGCAGGCCCACGAGATTGTTGCGCAGCGCCTCGGTCACGAACTCGTCGATCTCGTTGCCGACCTGACGGGTCATGCCACGAATGATCGCCCCGGCCGCCGCGCCAGAGTCGACGCCACTGGCCGCGAACTCCAACGGATTGAGGAACGCCTGGATCAAGCCAATGTCATTGTTGACGCCAATAGTGCCCGTCGCGAGATCCATGCCGATTCGATCGACGGTCTCGGTCAACATCGAGTGACCGAAGCGGTACACCACATGGGCGAATTCGGCGACTATCGCCGGGTCGATCTCGGCGGTATGGGAGAACACGAAGGCGTCGACCGCCGGCTGCACCGTGCGCGCGAACTCCTCGAACACCAGATGCTGGTACTGCATCTCGTTGACGACGCGGGCGGCCTGGAACAGCCGCTCACCATCCCAGACCAGAGCGGCGATCGCCTCAGGCGTAGTCGGCACTGTCGCGACATCGACCAGTAGCCACTCGTTGATAAAGGCCAGGTCGCCAGACTCGAGAATGGTTTGCTTGTTGCTGTCGACCAGGCGGTTGTGCTCGGCATGGAACACATGATGCACAGCGGTCAGGCCGATGTTCTCATTGCCGCGACCGTCACCGGTGATGTAGTGGGCATTGAGCAACTCGTCATCGTAGCCAGTCGACTCTGACAAACCGACGGCACCGTCGGTATCGGCTGCTTTCATCACCCCATTGGCAAACGGGTTGGCGTTGTGAGCAATGTCATCCAGGAACGCGTGACCAGTACGAATGGCAAACTCCGTGCTGATCGGCGCAGCCGGATTACCTTCGACCAGAGCGATGCCATTGGGATTTTCAACACTGACCGGCACCCGCACATACAGCTGCGGATAGCCGTTGTCGCCGCGAATAAATTCACCATAGGGATCGACCGCCAACATGGGGACATTGGTGACATCGAAGTCGGCCAGTTGAATGCCCAGCACCTGAGCAGCCTGCGCCTTGATATCGGCCCAAGTGGCGAGCCCGCCATTCTGCCCGTCGAGCATATGGCCAGTGGCCACGGGCTTGCCTTCGGCGTTCAGGGCATATTCGCGCAAGAAGGTCTGGTGCGAGCCGTTAGAGGTATAGGTCTGGTTCTGATCGATAAAGGGCGTGGTGGTGTTGGTATGTTCATGCACATCGTCAGCCGTGCCCAACTGCCCATCCGGTCCCGGTTGGTTGGTCGCCCGAGTCATCACCATGAAGTTGGTCTGACTCCCCTCGACGTAAAGTGGATCACCCGGCAATAGCGGGATAAACACGGTGCCGCTGCCGCCCTTGCTGACCAGATCCAAACCATGGTCGAAGAACTGGCCAAACAAGGTCATCCAGGAGTTGAACGGTGCCGTCAGCCCTTCATCCGCCGACACGTTCGGAATGAGTAGGGTCCCTTCCGGATCGGTAGTCTGGTTAGTGCCGGCCGCCGCGACTGCGGCCGGGTTAGTGGCGGTCTGGTCGGCGATCAGGTTACTGATGGTCCGCGGCTGCGAGTCGAAGACGAAGCCGCTGGTTTGTGCGTAGCTGGTCAGAGACCCCGCCACCAATGGCCCACTGCCATCCGGGTCGAAAAGGGCGTTTTCCGCCGAGTTGAAAACCGGATTGAGCAGCCGTGTCATCAGTTGATCGGCTGAGCCGAAGAGCTCTTGACCAGGCACCAGGCTGTTGAGGGAGCCGTCAACCGTACGCAAGCCCTCAGGGAGCAGCGGGCTCTCCACAAAGGTGCGCAGATAGGCCGCCTGCTCGGCTAGTGAGGCATTGGGATTGCTGGAGAGGTACGAAGAGTGAGCTTCGGCGATCTCGATTTGCTTGAGGATGTACTGAAGATCCGCCTTGTTGATCGTTAAAGTGGCCATTTGTTATTTTCCTCGATGCTAAACACGGTCAGAAAACCACATGCAGCCGAGTCCGCTGCGACAA from Pseudomonas cavernicola includes:
- a CDS encoding cupin domain-containing protein, giving the protein MSITHFKNTASVALADSAPVAVPLSEPVAIASTTSVERPDGVETGIWECTPGRWRRQIVQQEFCHFIQGRCTFTPDGGEPLQIQAGDALMLPANSTGTWDIQETVRKTYVLIF
- a CDS encoding NAD(P)/FAD-dependent oxidoreductase translates to MTAWRDISLWMDQLDDELTARPALDGALEADVAIIGAGYTGLWTAYYLKRQAPQLRIAIVEAETAGFGASGRNGGWLMGNILGEDRLLAGLPAEQRRAAYDLLHGIPDEVAVVLEREGIECDYRKAGVLYCAARYPEQEASLRQQLEHLYGQGLDEADYRWLSPVELSQQLRIANPFGAIHTPHCATIQPAKLVRGLARTVERMGVQLFEKSRVTDWQPGLIRTACGEVRARWVVPAVEGYSVTLPPLGHYQLPVQSLLVATAPLPAATWAEIGLDRGQAFSESSRQVTYGQRSADDRLVFGARGGYQFGGKLRHDFNLTEDEVGLRRYLFGELFPQLKEVEITHSWGGNLGMSRHFHPHMLCDRKNGIALSGGYGGEGVGASNLGGRTLADLILAQDSVLTRQPWVVKDDTIQSLKPWEPEPCRWLGYNAIIRSFVHEDQVLANPHSPVWRRKLATRLADFMEGLMR
- a CDS encoding helix-turn-helix domain-containing protein, encoding MSPTERYDSPEQTAITGETVLRYHYCWKRRDLDGVMALYHPDIEYNDFFQNRVMHLAELRDYVRATMPRDPEEALEHSDRIRLDGDTAFIQYRITLRGGEGLVSFRASEALTVRDGLIWRVNEYASLVHESREPSSAADSRPAISRLGLSARQLSFLAQDLQQYFERDQPYLDPELNLQQVATNSGYSRNQISYLLNQVLGQSFYRYVNQARLEHLLAALETAPQPVRIDELAFAAGFNSLSAFYSCFRQHTGLTPKAYLKLSADQQISLRARAQL
- a CDS encoding undecaprenyl-diphosphate phosphatase; this translates as MDLWNAAQALILGIVEGLTEFLPISSTGHQIIVADLLNFGGERAMAFNIIIQLGAILAVVWEYRRKILDVVIGLPKEPQAQRFTSNLLIAFFPAVILGVAFADLIHKYLFNPITVASALVVGGVVMLWAERRQHQVRAESVDQMTWKDALKVGCAQCLAMIPGTSRSGATIIGGLLFGLSRKAATEFSFFLAMPTMVGAAVYSGYKYRDLFQQSDLPVFAVGFITSFIFAMLAVRALLKFIGNHSYAAFAWYRIGFGLLILATWEMGLIDWNTAQH
- the pnuC gene encoding nicotinamide riboside transporter PnuC translates to MSPLELFAAALGVIAVWLTVKQNPWCWPIGLLMVLLYSWIFFEVKLYSDMLLQVVYAVLQLYGWWQWTRGGRQQHGRLVSRLSRGGLLLSLLIGSVGSLGLGYLMASYTDAAAPWMDAALTAFSLVAQVWMAQKRVECWPLWIALDVLFVGLFISKALYLTAALYALFTLLAIQGWRDWRRDPALVNA
- a CDS encoding AAA family ATPase translates to MKVLVLTGPESSGKSWLANEIQATFGGQVVGEYVRYFIEREGRDTCYADIPAIAQGQLAWEDAARAERPALLILDTHLLSNLLWSRELFGDCPDWLEQELLARHYDLHLLLDPTGVPWVDDGQRCQPQLQQRVQFHRDCCEWLERHQQPYRNLTGDWQQRRQQALESVAAWFQLSQ